A DNA window from Candidatus Binatus sp. contains the following coding sequences:
- a CDS encoding RNA-directed DNA polymerase has protein sequence MAVASAADLTLLRSSAGRIAEVTDKLISGRVFSYRIVPRSDPDAAWTFRPRGWMSFVGEGVTLLEQADSQFMCRTDVTKFYESIRIETLEQMLYARNCDRVSVKRIVSALRFWRELHGRDGLPIGPEGCAVLGNFFLEPVDRSIISTGIAHRRYGDDFLIFTPNRRFSEALVDLFDDELSGLNLSRSEEKTIYFDDPEDATANLKDGEIDYLDGGFAYSPGLKRSAVRRAFDRLVSDSDAIKQSRFRWILRFLMNKGDEYGCSRLSERQDLMNIDPKLTSEYLKTAGSDERVVENCMRRLSQTPESHLEALALHELRTMSKVRTGTAEANEFKRIASDRTRPWPTRCSAWKALARSDETKPRYLMEAAREEKEPNVRRAIVASLKRFSGDGRVKTFLQLAAKEFPESRYAVDWLKAAA, from the coding sequence ATGGCTGTAGCCAGCGCCGCTGATCTTACTCTGCTGAGGTCATCTGCCGGGCGCATAGCTGAAGTTACCGATAAATTGATTTCTGGTCGTGTTTTTTCTTATCGCATCGTTCCGCGTTCCGATCCTGATGCTGCATGGACCTTCCGCCCGCGCGGTTGGATGTCGTTTGTCGGCGAAGGTGTGACTCTTCTCGAACAAGCTGATTCCCAGTTCATGTGTCGAACCGATGTCACGAAATTCTATGAATCGATTCGCATCGAGACCCTCGAACAAATGCTGTATGCGCGCAACTGCGACCGCGTTTCCGTCAAACGAATTGTTAGCGCACTCCGCTTCTGGCGGGAACTGCATGGAAGAGATGGTCTCCCGATTGGTCCTGAAGGCTGTGCAGTGCTTGGAAATTTTTTTTTAGAACCCGTAGATCGTTCAATTATTTCGACCGGAATAGCGCACAGGCGATATGGTGACGATTTCTTGATCTTCACACCAAACAGGCGCTTCAGCGAGGCGCTCGTTGATTTGTTTGATGATGAGTTAAGCGGACTGAACTTGAGTCGGTCAGAAGAAAAGACCATCTATTTCGATGATCCCGAGGACGCCACGGCGAATCTCAAGGATGGAGAAATCGACTATCTGGACGGAGGATTCGCATACTCGCCCGGTTTGAAGAGGAGCGCTGTTAGGCGAGCATTCGATCGTCTCGTTTCGGATTCGGACGCGATCAAGCAGTCGCGGTTTCGATGGATTTTGAGATTTCTGATGAACAAGGGTGACGAGTATGGTTGCAGCCGACTCTCTGAGCGCCAAGACCTGATGAACATAGATCCGAAGCTTACCAGCGAATATCTCAAAACTGCGGGATCTGATGAGCGTGTCGTGGAAAATTGTATGCGGCGACTATCGCAAACCCCTGAGAGCCATCTTGAAGCTCTAGCTCTGCACGAACTCCGGACGATGTCCAAGGTGCGGACAGGAACAGCGGAAGCAAACGAGTTCAAGCGGATCGCTTCTGACAGGACTAGACCTTGGCCTACACGCTGTTCTGCTTGGAAGGCACTGGCTCGCAGCGACGAAACTAAGCCCCGTTATCTGATGGAAGCTGCGCGCGAGGAAAAAGAGCCCAATGTCCGAAGGGCTATCGTCGCCTCTTTGAAACGTTTCAGCGGCGACGGGCGAGTTAAGACCTTCCTGCAGCTCGCAGCCAAAGAATTCCCCGAAAGCCGATACGCAGTTGACTGGCTCAAGGCTGCCGCGTGA
- a CDS encoding methylmalonyl-CoA mutase family protein, which produces MTDRPHKPANPTKVREPKPQKPREPWIIRTYAGFGDARQANQRFRANLLQGQRGLSIAFDLPTQNGYDPDASVARGEVGEAGVSICHWQDMEALFDGIPLGSINTSMTINSTAPFIFALYLVVAERQGVPWNELRGTTQNDLLKEFVARGTSIFHPELSFKLSTELIKFAVERVPNWNPINCCGYHYMESGAGPADEVGYAFGNALLILDSLRTQLSPPAFEQTVRRISFFINSGIELVPEICKVRAYFKLWRELCHTEYGIDDVAFRAGCQVRSLTLTEPQPEVNIVRIAYEALPVVISAGARVNALQLPGFREAQALPDQAEQTLSLRTQQVLMHETGLASYGDIFEGSKVIEKLTGEISAEAREIAIRLRAAGYTRAISIVSTELTRQLAERHRKVEAGEIIQIGVNAFTGEIGLTPKSSAIANHADQAANERERIESLDRWRTSRDQAAVVNAREALERAVVADAPLMDPTLELARAGGTVGEWTQSLERVSRGRYTPPILETSASLPPLTVPAATTRIRIALGKAGLDGHINAVKLLAHACMQAGMEVVLAGFKQTPEQLVETALEEDVNVLAISSLAGAHMTIARKTIELLKSRGASDVQLVMGGIIPEDDRDALLKLGVQAVFTPKDVNLGEIVARIIEIGSRQRN; this is translated from the coding sequence ATGACTGATCGTCCGCACAAACCCGCGAACCCGACCAAAGTGCGCGAGCCCAAACCCCAAAAACCCAGGGAGCCTTGGATCATCCGCACTTACGCCGGCTTCGGCGATGCGCGCCAGGCCAATCAGCGCTTTCGCGCCAACTTGCTACAAGGCCAGCGCGGCCTCTCGATCGCCTTCGACCTGCCCACTCAAAACGGCTACGACCCCGATGCGTCCGTCGCCCGCGGCGAGGTCGGCGAGGCTGGCGTCTCGATCTGCCACTGGCAGGACATGGAAGCGCTCTTCGACGGCATCCCGCTCGGCTCGATCAACACCTCGATGACCATCAACTCGACCGCGCCCTTTATCTTCGCGTTGTACCTCGTCGTCGCCGAGCGCCAAGGCGTGCCGTGGAACGAGCTGCGCGGCACCACCCAGAACGACCTGCTGAAAGAGTTCGTCGCGCGCGGCACCTCGATCTTTCATCCCGAGCTGTCGTTCAAGCTCTCCACCGAGTTGATTAAGTTCGCCGTCGAGCGCGTCCCGAACTGGAACCCGATCAATTGCTGCGGCTATCACTACATGGAAAGCGGCGCCGGTCCCGCCGATGAAGTCGGCTATGCGTTCGGCAACGCGCTCCTGATTCTTGATTCGCTGCGGACGCAACTTTCGCCGCCGGCATTCGAACAGACCGTGCGCCGAATCTCGTTTTTCATCAACAGCGGAATCGAACTGGTTCCCGAGATTTGCAAGGTGCGCGCCTACTTCAAGCTCTGGCGCGAACTCTGCCACACCGAGTATGGAATCGACGACGTCGCCTTCCGCGCCGGATGCCAGGTGCGCTCGCTCACCCTCACCGAGCCGCAGCCCGAAGTGAATATCGTCCGTATCGCGTACGAAGCGCTGCCGGTCGTCATCTCAGCCGGTGCGCGCGTCAACGCGCTCCAGCTTCCCGGCTTCCGCGAGGCGCAGGCGCTGCCCGATCAGGCCGAGCAGACGCTCAGCCTCCGCACCCAGCAAGTCCTGATGCACGAAACCGGACTTGCGAGCTACGGTGATATTTTCGAGGGCAGCAAGGTGATCGAAAAACTCACCGGCGAGATTTCCGCCGAAGCGCGCGAGATCGCGATCCGCCTTCGCGCCGCCGGTTACACTCGCGCGATCTCGATCGTCAGCACCGAGCTCACGCGGCAACTCGCCGAGCGCCATCGCAAGGTCGAAGCCGGCGAGATCATTCAGATCGGCGTCAATGCCTTCACCGGGGAAATCGGCCTCACGCCGAAATCTTCAGCGATTGCGAATCACGCCGATCAGGCCGCCAACGAGCGCGAGCGCATCGAGAGTCTCGACAGATGGCGCACCTCGCGCGATCAGGCCGCCGTCGTCAACGCGCGCGAGGCGCTCGAACGCGCCGTCGTCGCCGACGCACCGTTGATGGATCCCACGCTCGAACTTGCGCGCGCCGGCGGCACTGTCGGCGAATGGACGCAGTCGCTCGAGCGCGTCAGCCGCGGCCGCTACACGCCGCCGATTCTCGAAACCAGCGCGAGCCTGCCGCCGCTAACCGTGCCGGCTGCGACCACCCGGATTCGCATCGCGCTCGGCAAGGCCGGCCTCGACGGCCACATCAACGCCGTTAAGCTGCTCGCGCACGCCTGCATGCAGGCCGGGATGGAAGTCGTGCTCGCGGGCTTCAAGCAAACTCCCGAGCAACTGGTCGAAACCGCGCTCGAAGAGGACGTCAATGTGCTCGCGATCTCGAGCCTTGCCGGCGCCCACATGACGATCGCGCGCAAGACGATCGAGCTGTTGAAGAGCCGCGGCGCCAGCGACGTCCAACTCGTGATGGGCGGAATAATTCCGGAAGACGACCGCGACGCGCTCTTGAAGCTCGGCGTGCAGGCGGTCTTCACTCCGAAAGACGTGAACCTCGGCGAAATCGTCGCGCGCATAATCGAAATCGGCTCGAGGCAACGAAATTGA
- a CDS encoding ArsA family ATPase: MLTELLDCRVLIVLGKGGVGKTVLSAAIARLAAASGRRALIMETDAGAPLASTLGVEASFVPIDVAPNLSLMLLDGGHALEEYLRLVVPGRMLLKAVFASRVYQFFVQAAPGLRELMMLGKIYYEAERAPDDPNRHDLIIVDAPASGQALSMLKMPAAAHSTFGDSTVGKESRNISDLLHDRRRCAILQVTTSDSLSVSETIETYAELNRLGMPPSAIIYNRATPFRFDAGDISSLLGRMRAAGRHRDHLAELAEAERLSAGESRKAATRIRRATHAPLIEVAEHGGIDGLDLIERVASDLAALDSIAGSSRFRNARPAAL, translated from the coding sequence ATGCTCACCGAACTACTCGATTGCCGCGTGCTGATTGTGCTCGGCAAAGGCGGCGTCGGCAAAACCGTGCTAAGTGCCGCGATTGCCCGCCTCGCAGCCGCCTCGGGCCGGCGTGCGCTAATCATGGAAACCGACGCTGGTGCTCCGCTCGCCTCCACGCTCGGCGTCGAAGCCTCATTCGTTCCAATCGACGTAGCGCCGAACCTTTCGCTGATGCTGCTCGACGGAGGCCACGCGCTCGAAGAGTATCTCCGCCTCGTGGTGCCCGGCCGGATGCTGCTAAAGGCGGTCTTTGCCAGCCGCGTCTATCAGTTCTTTGTTCAAGCCGCGCCCGGACTTCGCGAACTTATGATGCTTGGCAAAATCTACTACGAGGCCGAGCGCGCGCCCGACGACCCCAACCGCCACGATTTGATCATCGTCGATGCGCCTGCGAGCGGACAGGCACTTAGCATGCTGAAGATGCCGGCCGCGGCGCATTCGACTTTCGGCGATAGCACCGTCGGCAAGGAATCGCGAAATATCTCGGACCTGCTCCACGATCGCCGCCGCTGCGCAATCTTGCAGGTCACAACCTCCGATAGCTTGTCAGTCTCCGAGACGATCGAGACCTACGCCGAACTTAACCGCCTCGGAATGCCGCCTTCTGCGATCATCTACAACCGCGCGACCCCGTTTCGATTCGACGCTGGCGATATCTCATCGCTGCTAGGCCGCATGCGCGCCGCAGGGCGTCATCGCGATCACCTCGCCGAGCTGGCTGAAGCGGAGCGCCTTAGCGCCGGCGAATCGCGCAAAGCCGCGACGCGCATTCGGCGCGCGACGCACGCGCCGCTGATCGAAGTCGCCGAGCATGGCGGTATCGACGGCCTTGATCTGATCGAACGTGTTGCTTCCGATCTCGCCGCGCTCGATTCGATAGCAGGCTCCAGCCGCTTCCGCAATGCTCGCCCGGCCGCGCTCTGA
- a CDS encoding tail fiber domain-containing protein, whose translation MNRVWKDAIAITGLILTLAAASSWAGAPPNNDVSDMGNTAGGTGALGSNTSGTNNTSFGAAALGSNTTGIFNTASGFHALFNNISGGDNTATGAQTLSFNTTGSFNTASGHSALFNNISGGDNTASGFQTLFDNTTGANNTATGAEALTFNTTGSLNTATGVGALEFNTTGANNSATGVGALTFNTSGRNNTAQGANTLYNSSTGIQNTASGAQALYNNTTANFNTADGVQALFKNTTGQSNTAIGFQAGFFLTTGSNNIDLGNRGVAADAATIRLGTQGTQTATFIAGIAGSSVTGSDVVVNGSGRLGIIVSSARYKRDIHDMGTSTDALMKLHPVTFIYKGDQQGVRQYGLVAEEVDQVYPELVVHDPDGKVESVRYSMLSSMLLNELQKETRKNQEQADRIARLEANHQRDAAMRIAIEQRLAKLEHTVLAAHRSSKVQTAFNK comes from the coding sequence ATGAACAGAGTTTGGAAGGATGCGATCGCGATCACCGGCCTGATCCTCACCCTCGCAGCCGCATCGAGCTGGGCTGGTGCGCCGCCCAACAACGACGTAAGCGACATGGGAAACACCGCCGGAGGCACGGGTGCGCTCGGGAGCAACACCTCCGGCACCAACAACACTTCCTTCGGAGCCGCTGCGCTCGGGAGCAACACCACTGGCATCTTCAACACCGCCAGTGGATTCCACGCGCTTTTTAACAACATCTCGGGGGGCGACAATACCGCCACCGGAGCACAAACCCTCTCATTCAACACCACCGGCTCCTTCAACACCGCCAGCGGACACAGCGCGCTTTTTAACAACATCTCGGGGGGCGACAACACCGCCAGCGGATTCCAGACGCTTTTTGACAACACCACGGGCGCCAACAATACCGCCACCGGAGCAGAAGCCCTCACATTCAACACCACCGGCTCCTTGAATACGGCCACCGGAGTGGGCGCCCTTGAGTTCAACACCACGGGCGCCAACAATTCCGCCACCGGAGTTGGAGCGCTGACATTCAACACCTCGGGCAGGAACAACACCGCCCAAGGAGCGAACACTCTCTACAACAGCAGCACCGGTATCCAGAATACCGCGAGCGGAGCGCAAGCTCTGTACAACAACACTACGGCCAACTTCAACACCGCCGACGGCGTCCAAGCCCTCTTCAAGAACACGACCGGCCAATCCAATACTGCCATTGGTTTCCAGGCAGGCTTTTTTCTAACCACCGGCAGCAACAACATCGATCTCGGCAACCGCGGTGTCGCTGCTGACGCGGCTACTATTAGACTCGGCACGCAGGGCACACAGACCGCGACCTTCATTGCCGGTATCGCGGGCAGTTCTGTGACTGGCAGCGATGTCGTCGTTAACGGCAGCGGTCGCCTGGGAATAATAGTGTCGTCTGCTCGCTACAAGCGCGACATCCATGACATGGGGACCTCGACCGACGCCCTGATGAAGCTGCATCCGGTGACCTTCATCTACAAAGGCGATCAGCAAGGTGTAAGGCAGTACGGCCTCGTCGCCGAAGAAGTCGATCAAGTCTATCCGGAGCTGGTGGTCCACGATCCGGATGGCAAGGTCGAATCAGTGCGCTACTCGATGCTCTCCTCGATGCTCCTCAACGAACTTCAGAAGGAAACTAGAAAGAATCAGGAACAAGCTGATCGCATCGCAAGGTTGGAAGCGAATCACCAACGCGACGCGGCGATGCGCATTGCTATCGAGCAACGCCTTGCAAAGCTGGAGCACACTGTTCTGGCCGCGCATCGAAGCTCGAAGGTGCAGACCGCCTTTAATAAGTAA
- a CDS encoding beta-ketoacyl-ACP synthase III, whose protein sequence is MGSRIVATGRALPRTALSNKDLERYMDTSDEWIKSRTGINQRYAMRQGESLAEIATAASRSALDRAGLKATDLDAIIVGTVSSEYAFPSFACQIQHQLGITSIPAFDVAAACSGFIFAISVADSQMRAGDFKRVLVVGADALSTMVDWNDRRTAVLFGDGAGAVVMVSEDGNRGVLSSLLRSSGEHWHLLSVRATGVRSTIDSEVRRCADDAIQMKGPELFKIAVKSMEEVSRLVADRAGVKLDEIDLFVPHQANLRIISAVADRLGMPHEKVFTNIDRFGNTSAASVPIALDEALEQGRIHDNSLVMLNACGGGLTWGANLIRW, encoded by the coding sequence ATGGGATCCAGAATTGTCGCCACCGGACGCGCTCTGCCGCGCACCGCTCTCAGCAACAAAGACCTCGAGCGGTACATGGATACCTCCGACGAGTGGATCAAGTCGCGCACGGGAATCAACCAGCGCTATGCGATGCGCCAGGGTGAGTCGCTCGCCGAAATCGCGACCGCCGCCAGCCGCAGCGCGCTCGATCGCGCCGGCCTCAAAGCCACCGACCTCGACGCGATCATCGTCGGTACCGTCTCCTCCGAGTACGCATTTCCCTCTTTCGCCTGCCAGATCCAGCATCAACTTGGCATCACCTCGATTCCCGCCTTCGACGTCGCCGCCGCCTGCTCCGGCTTCATCTTCGCGATCTCGGTCGCGGACTCGCAGATGCGCGCCGGCGATTTCAAACGCGTGCTCGTCGTCGGCGCCGACGCCCTCTCCACCATGGTCGATTGGAACGATCGCCGCACCGCCGTGCTGTTCGGCGACGGCGCCGGCGCAGTCGTGATGGTCAGCGAAGACGGCAATCGCGGCGTGCTTTCGAGCCTGCTCCGCTCCTCGGGCGAGCACTGGCATCTGCTCTCGGTCCGCGCCACCGGAGTGCGCAGCACGATCGATTCCGAAGTGCGGCGATGCGCCGATGACGCAATCCAGATGAAAGGTCCCGAGCTTTTCAAAATCGCCGTCAAGAGCATGGAAGAAGTCAGCCGCCTGGTCGCCGATCGCGCCGGCGTCAAGCTCGACGAAATCGATCTGTTCGTGCCGCACCAGGCCAACCTGCGAATCATCTCCGCGGTCGCCGATCGGCTCGGGATGCCGCATGAGAAGGTCTTCACCAATATCGATCGCTTCGGCAATACCTCCGCAGCGTCGGTGCCAATCGCGCTCGACGAGGCGCTCGAGCAAGGCCGCATTCACGACAACAGCCTCGTGATGCTCAATGCGTGCGGCGGCGGTCTGACCTGGGGCGCAAATCTGATCCGCTGGTAG
- the fabF gene encoding beta-ketoacyl-ACP synthase II, producing the protein MLDRRVVVTGLGMVTPLGTGVEKNWQALMAGQSGIGPITRFDASLFPARIAGEVKDFKAEDWIEKRDIKKMDLFIQYAVASAEQAMQQSAFKITEENADNVGVLIGVGIGGLCTIEEYHHIYLESGLRHVTPFFIPKLIGNLAPGQISIRYGARGVNLTTTSACASGSHAIGEAYRMIRLGYLDAAITGGTEAALTSLGVGGFIAMRALSTRNDAPEKASRPFDKERDGFVMSEGAAALILEERESAIKRGARILAEICGYAANSDAYHITSPSPEGRGAAKCIRMCLEDSDLDPNEVDYINAHGTSTPQGDLAETQAVKRVFGERAAKVAVSSTKSMTGHTLGAAGAIESVYTILAVDRGMLPPTINQESPDPECDLDYVPNQARPCKVRIALNNSFGFGGTNTTLAFRPA; encoded by the coding sequence ATGCTTGATCGCCGCGTGGTCGTCACCGGCTTGGGAATGGTGACGCCGCTCGGAACCGGAGTAGAAAAAAATTGGCAGGCCCTGATGGCCGGCCAGTCGGGCATCGGTCCGATCACCCGCTTCGACGCCTCCCTGTTCCCCGCGCGCATCGCCGGCGAAGTCAAAGATTTCAAGGCCGAAGACTGGATCGAAAAACGCGACATCAAAAAGATGGACCTGTTCATCCAGTATGCGGTCGCGTCCGCCGAACAGGCGATGCAGCAGTCCGCCTTCAAGATCACCGAGGAAAATGCCGACAACGTCGGCGTCCTGATCGGCGTCGGTATCGGCGGCCTCTGCACCATCGAGGAGTACCACCACATCTATCTCGAGAGTGGGCTGCGCCACGTCACCCCATTTTTTATCCCCAAGTTGATCGGCAACCTCGCACCCGGCCAAATCTCGATTCGGTACGGCGCGCGCGGCGTGAACCTCACCACCACCAGCGCCTGCGCCTCGGGCAGCCACGCGATCGGCGAGGCTTACCGCATGATTCGCCTCGGCTATCTCGACGCCGCGATCACCGGCGGCACCGAGGCCGCGCTCACTTCGCTCGGCGTCGGCGGATTCATCGCGATGCGCGCGTTATCGACCCGCAACGACGCTCCCGAAAAAGCCAGCCGTCCGTTCGACAAGGAGCGCGATGGCTTCGTGATGTCCGAGGGCGCCGCCGCCCTGATCCTCGAGGAGCGCGAGTCCGCGATCAAGCGCGGCGCAAGGATTCTCGCCGAGATTTGCGGCTATGCCGCCAACAGCGACGCCTATCACATCACTTCGCCCTCGCCCGAAGGCCGCGGCGCCGCCAAATGTATCCGCATGTGCCTCGAGGACAGCGACCTCGATCCCAACGAAGTCGATTACATCAACGCGCACGGCACCTCGACGCCCCAGGGCGATCTCGCCGAGACCCAGGCCGTGAAACGAGTCTTCGGCGAGCGCGCCGCCAAAGTCGCGGTGAGCTCGACCAAATCAATGACCGGACACACCCTCGGCGCCGCCGGCGCAATCGAGTCCGTGTACACGATCCTCGCGGTCGATCGCGGGATGTTGCCGCCGACCATCAACCAGGAATCACCTGACCCGGAGTGCGATCTCGACTACGTGCCTAACCAGGCGCGTCCCTGTAAGGTCCGCATCGCGCTCAATAACTCTTTCGGGTTTGGCGGCACCAACACTACGCTGGCCTTCCGGCCCGCTTAA
- the tkt gene encoding transketolase, which translates to MATAAKINLTSPDSDLACINSIRVLAIDAVQKANSGHPGMPMGMAPVGYLLFTRYMRHSPKNPAWYGRDRFVLSAGHGSMLLYSLLYLTGYDMTMEDIENFRQLGSRTPGHPENYLTPGVETTTGPLGQGFGNGVGMAIAAAHLENRFERDKSGLFDHRIFGICGDGDLMEGISSEAASIAGHLGLGNIIYIYDDNNVTIDGHTELTFDEDVCRRFDAYGWHTQHVEDANDLTAISKAIEAGIAETKRPSLIRVRSIIGYGSPHRQGTSEAHGKALGVEEVKLTKQFYGWPLEPAFYVPDEALAKFRTCVGRGAQLESEWNGKFDIYAKQHPAEAAEFKGMLAKELPKGWDAELPVFTPADKLATRESASKAEAAITAKVWNLFGGAADLNESTFTDVKGGGDFERGEYGGRNLHFGIREHGMCAILNGIALHGGFIPYGSSFLCFTDYCRPSIRLAALMQLHVVFVFTHDSIGLGEDGPTHQPVEHLAALRAIPHLTVIRPGDANEAVEAWRTSMTHTHGPVMLVLSRQKMPTLDRTKFAPAAGARRGGYVLGETAGKTPEIILMSTGSELSLIVDAKAKLEEKGKAVRVVSMPSMEIFEQQDQAYRDVVLPPNIRRRLAVEAAVAMSWYQWVGPEGDIIGMTTFGASGKYEDLEKHFGFTVENVVDRALKVLAR; encoded by the coding sequence TTGGCGACTGCAGCAAAAATCAATTTGACCAGTCCGGATTCCGACCTCGCCTGCATCAATTCGATTCGCGTGCTCGCGATCGACGCGGTGCAGAAGGCCAACTCGGGGCATCCCGGGATGCCGATGGGGATGGCGCCGGTGGGCTACCTGCTGTTCACGCGCTACATGCGGCACAGCCCGAAGAATCCGGCGTGGTACGGGCGCGACCGATTCGTGCTGTCGGCGGGCCACGGATCGATGCTGCTGTACAGCCTGCTCTATCTCACCGGCTACGACATGACGATGGAGGACATCGAGAATTTTCGCCAGCTCGGGAGCAGAACGCCGGGGCATCCGGAGAATTATCTGACGCCGGGCGTCGAGACCACGACGGGTCCGCTCGGCCAGGGCTTCGGCAACGGAGTCGGGATGGCGATCGCGGCGGCGCATCTTGAGAATCGGTTCGAGCGCGACAAGTCGGGCCTGTTCGATCATCGCATCTTCGGCATCTGCGGCGACGGCGATCTGATGGAAGGGATTTCGAGCGAGGCGGCGTCGATCGCGGGGCATCTCGGGCTCGGCAACATTATCTACATTTACGACGACAATAACGTCACGATCGACGGGCATACGGAACTGACCTTTGACGAGGATGTTTGCAGACGGTTCGATGCGTATGGATGGCATACGCAGCACGTCGAGGATGCGAACGATCTGACGGCGATAAGCAAGGCGATCGAGGCCGGAATCGCGGAGACGAAGCGACCGTCGTTGATTCGAGTGCGATCGATCATTGGATACGGCAGCCCGCATCGGCAGGGTACGTCGGAGGCGCATGGCAAGGCGCTCGGTGTCGAAGAAGTCAAACTGACGAAGCAGTTTTACGGCTGGCCGCTCGAGCCGGCGTTCTACGTGCCGGACGAGGCGCTCGCGAAATTTCGCACATGCGTCGGGCGCGGCGCGCAGCTCGAATCGGAGTGGAACGGCAAATTCGATATCTACGCAAAACAGCATCCGGCGGAAGCGGCTGAATTCAAGGGCATGCTCGCGAAAGAATTGCCGAAGGGCTGGGACGCTGAGTTGCCGGTGTTCACGCCAGCGGACAAACTCGCCACGCGCGAGTCGGCCTCGAAGGCGGAGGCCGCGATCACGGCGAAGGTGTGGAATCTCTTTGGCGGCGCGGCCGACTTGAACGAGTCAACGTTCACCGACGTCAAGGGCGGCGGCGATTTCGAGCGCGGTGAATATGGCGGGCGCAATCTACATTTCGGGATTCGCGAGCACGGGATGTGCGCGATCCTGAATGGCATCGCGCTACACGGCGGATTCATCCCGTACGGATCGAGCTTTCTGTGCTTCACGGATTATTGCCGTCCGTCGATTCGGCTGGCGGCGCTGATGCAACTTCACGTCGTGTTCGTGTTCACGCATGATTCGATCGGACTCGGCGAAGACGGCCCGACGCATCAGCCAGTCGAGCATCTGGCGGCGCTGCGCGCGATCCCGCATCTCACGGTGATACGGCCGGGCGACGCGAACGAAGCGGTCGAGGCGTGGCGCACGAGCATGACGCATACGCACGGCCCGGTGATGCTGGTGTTGTCGCGGCAGAAGATGCCCACGCTCGATCGCACCAAATTTGCGCCCGCGGCCGGCGCGCGCCGCGGCGGATACGTGCTCGGCGAGACCGCGGGCAAAACGCCGGAGATCATCCTGATGTCCACCGGGTCGGAGTTGTCGCTGATAGTCGATGCGAAAGCGAAGCTCGAAGAAAAGGGCAAAGCCGTGCGCGTCGTCAGCATGCCGAGCATGGAAATTTTCGAGCAGCAGGACCAGGCGTATCGCGATGTTGTGCTGCCGCCGAATATTCGGCGCCGGCTCGCGGTGGAAGCGGCGGTGGCGATGTCGTGGTATCAGTGGGTCGGGCCGGAGGGCGACATCATCGGCATGACGACGTTTGGTGCGTCGGGCAAGTACGAAGATTTGGAAAAGCACTTCGGCTTCACGGTCGAGAACGTGGTGGATCGCGCGCTGAAAGTACTCGCGCGCTGA
- the pgl gene encoding 6-phosphogluconolactonase — protein sequence MAERKIIVLNDAGELYVRAAEEIAHIAGESICTHGEFSICLSGGLTPAATYELLATRFHLSVDWKELQFFWGDERCVPPDDPESNFAMVNRTMLSKLGLRSEQVHRMRGEDDPANAARAYEEELRSHFGVGEGEFPRFDLILLGLGDNRHTASLFPGDAAIHETQRLVAAVEVDAVPRRRLTLTPPVINHAQRVMFLVAGQNKAAAVKDVLEGPCDADKYPAQIVAPLNGEVIWMLDKAAASLLANR from the coding sequence ATGGCTGAGCGGAAGATCATCGTTTTGAACGACGCCGGCGAGTTGTACGTGCGCGCCGCCGAGGAAATCGCGCACATCGCGGGCGAATCGATCTGCACGCATGGCGAATTTTCGATTTGCCTGTCGGGCGGATTGACGCCGGCTGCGACTTACGAATTGCTCGCGACGCGGTTTCATCTGAGCGTGGATTGGAAAGAGCTGCAATTTTTCTGGGGCGACGAGCGATGTGTTCCGCCGGACGATCCGGAAAGCAATTTCGCGATGGTTAATCGCACGATGCTGAGCAAGCTTGGGCTGAGATCCGAGCAGGTGCATCGGATGCGCGGCGAGGACGATCCGGCGAACGCGGCGCGCGCGTACGAAGAGGAATTGCGCAGCCACTTCGGCGTCGGCGAGGGCGAGTTTCCGCGTTTCGATCTGATCCTGCTGGGATTGGGCGACAATCGCCACACCGCGTCACTGTTCCCCGGCGACGCGGCGATTCACGAGACGCAGCGGCTGGTGGCGGCGGTCGAGGTGGACGCGGTCCCGCGGCGACGGCTGACGCTCACACCGCCGGTGATCAACCACGCGCAGCGGGTGATGTTCCTGGTGGCGGGGCAGAACAAGGCGGCGGCGGTGAAGGACGTGCTCGAGGGTCCGTGCGATGCGGACAAGTATCCAGCACAGATCGTCGCGCCGCTTAACGGCGAGGTGATCTGGATGCTCGATAAGGCCGCCGCGAGCCTGCTGGCAAATCGCTGA